The following DNA comes from Caulobacter sp. X.
GGCCCTACCCGCACTTCACCTGCTGAACGACGCCGGTGTCGGCGTTGAACAGGATGTTCAGGCGATCGGGGCGATAGTCCATGGTCACCGGACAGGTCGTGCAGGCCACCCGCCAGCGCGAGGGATCGACCGGCGCCGGGAGGCTGGTGCGCGGCTTGCCGATGAAGGCCTGGGCGTCCTTGAGGCCGCACTGGTCCTTTTCAGGCTCCGAGGCCGTCGGCGTCGCCGGCAAGGCGATGGCCGGGGGCGCGGTGGGCGTGGTCGGCGGCGGAGGCGGCGCGGGCTTGGGCTCCGGAGCGCTGGAGCACGAGGCCAGCAGCAGGGCCAATCCAAGACCCAGTCCCGCCGTGACGCGCTTCATGCCTGCTTCTCCCAACCGCGTTCGGCCCCCTGGCGCCAATACGACACCGGATGCCCCGCCTTCTTGAACACCGACCAGCGCGCGCGCGCCTCCGCGAGCGCCTGATCGTCCCGGCCGTCGAACAG
Coding sequences within:
- a CDS encoding peptidase inhibitor I78; this encodes MKRVTAGLGLGLALLLASCSSAPEPKPAPPPPPTTPTAPPAIALPATPTASEPEKDQCGLKDAQAFIGKPRTSLPAPVDPSRWRVACTTCPVTMDYRPDRLNILFNADTGVVQQVKCG